Part of the Bacillus sp. THAF10 genome is shown below.
TACCCTTTAAGTATTTAACTTGCTCATCTGTTACTTCTACTGTACGCGCAGGCTGCTCGTTCTCCAGCGCCTCTTTTACTTTTACAAGCACTTCATGCTCATAGACAGCTTCCTTGTCTTTTTGCTTCGCCAGTTTTCCAACTCTCTCTAAACGCTTGTCTACTGACTCAAGGTCAGCGAGGATAAGCTCGAGGTTGATGGTTTCGATGTCATTGATTGGGTTCACGCCACCTGACACGTGCGTAATATTGTCATCGGCAAAGCAACGGACCACGTGACAAATTGCATCCACCTGACGGATGTGGGACAAGAACTTGTTTCCAAGGCCTTCTCCTTTACTTGCACCCTTTACAATTCCTGCGATGTCCGTAAACTCAAAGTGAGTTGGAACAGTTTTCTTCGGGTTTACAAGCTCCGTTAATTTTTGCAAACGCTCGTCTGGAACATCTACAATCCCGACGTTTGGATCTATCGTACAGAACGGGTAGTTGGCACTTTCTGCCCCCGCTTGTGTTATCGCATTAAAAAGCGTTGATTTCCCTACGTTTGGAAGACCAACGATACCTGCTGTTAAAGCCATTTTATCCACTCCTTACTTCCGTAAACACATATTTAAACCTTTCCCAATTATAGATAGAATGGGAGGAAAAGACAAGTTGTTTATAAAAGGAAGAAACCTGCAAAAAACGATTTTGGCCGTTGTTTTTTCGCAGGTTTACGGATTTTCACGCATCATTATTTTAGTCTCTGTTATACGCCGCTGTTCATTTCCGCAAATTGCTCCGCGTCCTGCGGGGCGAATTGTGAGACTCCTCAGGCCTCGCCCTGTGGGGTCTCCAGTCTATCGCTTCATTCCCGCGGGAGTCTACGCTTTTTGCTCCAATCAACAGTTAAAAACAACTTTATATTATCATCAGTGTCTCTAACACTTTTTATTTTAAACTGTTCGGAAATACCGTCAAATTAATATCCATGATGATTGGCAGCATTACAACGACCGCAGTAGCAATCACGATTACACTTAAAATATTGATCCAAAAACCAGCCCGTACCATGTCGCTAATGGTAATTTTTTCTGTGGCGAAAATGATGGCATTGGGTGGTGTTCCTACCGGAAGCATAAAGGCACAGTTAGCTGCCATCGCAGCTGGTACCATCAAGGCAAATGGATGAACGTTTAAG
Proteins encoded:
- the ychF gene encoding redox-regulated ATPase YchF yields the protein MALTAGIVGLPNVGKSTLFNAITQAGAESANYPFCTIDPNVGIVDVPDERLQKLTELVNPKKTVPTHFEFTDIAGIVKGASKGEGLGNKFLSHIRQVDAICHVVRCFADDNITHVSGGVNPINDIETINLELILADLESVDKRLERVGKLAKQKDKEAVYEHEVLVKVKEALENEQPARTVEVTDEQVKYLKGMHLLTSKPVLYVANVGEEDVADTSDNEYVQQVREFAERDNAEVITVCAKIESEIVELDADEKAMFLEELGIKESGLDQLIRAAYNLLGLATYFTAGVQEVRAWTFRTGMKAPQCAGVIHTDFERGFIRAETVSYEDLLAAGTHNAAKEAGKVRLEGKEYIVKDGDVIHFRFNV